Proteins from a single region of Paraflavitalea devenefica:
- a CDS encoding SusC/RagA family TonB-linked outer membrane protein, with the protein MTKKHRLRRLGSCGLFFLLLLVFAHLDASAQSEITVSGKIRSDSATLEGVSISLKNNPAKSTQSGKGGLYSIKVPANGTLVFSYVGYQTLEQPIEGNSKIDVKLIADDKALETVVVSVGFGTQKKTSMVSSITSVEPRELKGPTSNLTSMIAGRISGVVAYQRSGEPGSDNASFFIRGLGSFGAGKVDPLILVDGIESSSTDLARLQPDDIATFSVLKDATAAAVYGARGANGVLIITTKSGVAGSTSLTGRIENSVSTNTRNFKLTDNIAYMELANEAALTRNSPGGLPYSQTKINRTIAGDNPLLYPNNNWINMLIKDYSMNQRYNFGLSGGSPKARYYLAGTYNVDNGLLKENSLNGFDNNIKLRNYSIRSNIDLRFTATTTASVRLYGQFDDYNGPIGDRQNDGRMANGGQKIFNQAIWSNPVMFPAIYPQEYLPHIRHPLFGNQIIPGTINTMYTNPYASMLSGYAQMNSSTLQAQVEVKQDLVAITPGLSARAMAYTRRYAYFDMQRSYTPFYYSAQTLDDKTLSGLRALNDGSTGSVPPTGTEFVTYNPDNEFKMVNSVFYTEAALNYNHTFNNVHEVSGMVIGIVRNYLNGNAGSLEASLPARNLGISGRFTYGYDNRYMAEFDFGYNGSERFDEASRFGFFPSFGLAWNVSNEKFFEKANKIITNLKLRGTYGLVGNDQIGRSTDRFFYLSSANMSNDGYGYRFGLDYNYWRPGISLNRYANPDITWEKSEQLNVGMDLTLYKALTITVDAYRNIRSQILMARSYIPTTMGLQAGVSANVGKAQTQGVDIMLNYDKTINKDWWLQARGNFTYATSKILVYDEPPYSGDLAHLLHTGSSTSQVYGLIAERLFYDQKEVGNSPTQSYGDVMAGDIKYHDMDGDGQITNNDMVPIGYPTTPEIIYGFGFSAGYKGFDLSTFFQGSARSSFFINPQNISPFVRNGGSQNGLLQVVANDHWSEDNRNSYAFWPRLSNYFVANNNQTSTWWMRNGAFLRLKTLELGYTLPSTFLNRVGFKTARAYINGSNLFVWSPFDMWDPEMGGNGLGYPVQRVFNVGINFNL; encoded by the coding sequence ATGACAAAAAAACACCGGTTAAGAAGGTTAGGAAGCTGTGGTCTTTTCTTCCTCCTCTTGCTCGTTTTTGCCCATTTGGACGCTTCGGCCCAGTCTGAGATCACGGTGTCGGGCAAGATCCGGAGCGATTCTGCCACGCTCGAAGGCGTATCCATATCCCTGAAAAACAATCCCGCCAAAAGCACCCAATCGGGTAAGGGAGGCCTTTATTCTATAAAAGTGCCTGCCAACGGCACGCTGGTATTCTCCTACGTAGGCTACCAAACGCTGGAACAGCCCATCGAAGGGAACAGTAAGATAGACGTGAAACTGATCGCTGATGACAAAGCCCTGGAAACAGTAGTGGTGAGCGTAGGCTTTGGCACCCAGAAAAAAACAAGCATGGTAAGCTCTATTACCAGCGTGGAGCCCAGGGAACTCAAAGGCCCTACCAGCAACCTGACCAGCATGATCGCCGGCCGGATATCCGGAGTAGTTGCTTATCAACGGAGCGGTGAGCCCGGTTCGGACAATGCTTCCTTCTTCATACGCGGCCTGGGTTCTTTCGGCGCCGGTAAAGTAGATCCCCTGATCCTGGTGGATGGTATCGAATCATCCAGTACCGACCTGGCCCGCCTGCAGCCTGATGATATTGCTACTTTCTCTGTACTGAAAGATGCCACTGCCGCGGCCGTATACGGAGCAAGGGGCGCTAATGGGGTGCTGATCATTACCACCAAATCGGGTGTGGCCGGCTCTACCTCGCTTACCGGCCGGATAGAAAATTCCGTATCTACCAATACCCGCAACTTCAAGCTGACCGATAATATTGCTTATATGGAGCTGGCCAATGAGGCCGCTTTGACCAGGAACTCTCCCGGCGGTTTGCCTTATTCACAGACCAAGATCAACCGTACCATTGCCGGCGACAATCCCCTGTTGTATCCCAACAACAACTGGATCAACATGCTCATCAAGGATTATTCAATGAACCAGCGCTACAACTTTGGTTTAAGCGGCGGCAGCCCCAAGGCGCGCTATTACCTGGCCGGTACCTATAATGTGGACAATGGTTTATTAAAAGAAAACTCGCTCAATGGGTTTGATAACAACATCAAGCTCCGCAACTATTCCATCCGGTCCAATATTGACCTCCGGTTTACCGCCACCACTACCGCCTCGGTAAGGTTGTACGGCCAGTTTGATGATTACAACGGGCCTATCGGCGACCGGCAGAATGATGGCAGGATGGCCAACGGCGGACAGAAAATATTCAACCAGGCTATCTGGTCCAACCCGGTCATGTTCCCGGCCATTTACCCGCAGGAATACCTGCCGCATATCAGGCACCCGTTGTTCGGCAACCAGATCATCCCGGGTACGATTAACACCATGTACACCAATCCTTATGCCTCCATGTTGAGCGGCTATGCGCAAATGAACTCCTCTACCCTGCAGGCGCAGGTAGAAGTAAAGCAGGACCTGGTGGCTATTACGCCGGGTCTGTCGGCCAGGGCCATGGCCTATACCAGGCGGTATGCTTACTTCGACATGCAGCGGAGTTACACCCCTTTCTACTATAGCGCACAGACCCTCGACGACAAAACCCTGTCGGGTCTGCGGGCGCTCAACGATGGCAGCACCGGTTCCGTTCCCCCTACCGGCACTGAATTCGTGACCTATAACCCGGACAACGAATTTAAAATGGTGAACAGCGTATTCTATACAGAAGCCGCCCTCAACTACAACCATACTTTCAACAATGTGCATGAAGTATCGGGCATGGTCATTGGCATCGTACGCAATTACCTCAACGGCAATGCCGGCAGCCTGGAAGCCAGTTTGCCTGCCCGCAACCTCGGCATATCAGGCCGTTTTACCTATGGCTATGATAACCGCTATATGGCCGAGTTTGATTTTGGTTACAATGGCTCTGAGCGGTTTGATGAAGCAAGCCGTTTTGGTTTCTTCCCTTCCTTTGGACTGGCCTGGAATGTTTCCAATGAAAAATTCTTTGAAAAGGCCAATAAGATCATCACCAACCTGAAGCTGAGAGGTACCTATGGATTGGTAGGTAACGACCAGATCGGACGCTCCACCGACCGTTTCTTCTACCTCTCCAGCGCCAATATGAGTAACGATGGCTATGGTTACAGGTTCGGCCTCGATTACAACTACTGGCGCCCGGGTATTTCACTCAACAGGTACGCCAATCCCGATATTACCTGGGAAAAATCAGAGCAGTTGAACGTTGGTATGGACCTCACTTTGTACAAGGCGCTGACCATTACCGTAGATGCTTACAGGAACATCCGTTCGCAAATATTGATGGCCCGTTCTTACATACCCACTACCATGGGCCTGCAGGCAGGCGTTTCGGCCAACGTAGGGAAAGCTCAGACACAGGGAGTGGATATCATGCTCAACTACGATAAAACCATCAACAAGGACTGGTGGCTACAGGCAAGGGGCAACTTCACCTATGCCACCAGCAAGATCCTGGTGTACGATGAACCTCCCTATTCCGGCGACCTCGCGCATTTGCTACATACAGGCAGTTCCACCTCGCAGGTTTATGGACTAATCGCCGAAAGACTGTTTTATGACCAGAAAGAAGTAGGCAACTCCCCCACCCAATCCTATGGTGATGTGATGGCCGGTGATATCAAATACCATGACATGGATGGCGACGGGCAGATCACCAACAATGATATGGTGCCGATTGGTTATCCCACTACGCCGGAGATCATTTATGGCTTTGGTTTTTCTGCCGGCTATAAAGGATTTGACCTGAGCACCTTCTTCCAGGGATCGGCCCGGTCTTCCTTCTTCATCAACCCGCAGAATATCTCCCCCTTCGTACGCAATGGCGGTTCACAGAACGGCCTCCTGCAGGTGGTTGCCAATGACCACTGGAGCGAAGACAACAGGAACAGTTATGCTTTCTGGCCGCGCCTCAGCAACTACTTCGTGGCCAACAACAACCAAACCTCCACCTGGTGGATGCGCAATGGCGCCTTCCTGCGATTGAAGACACTGGAACTGGGCTATACACTCCCTTCAACGTTCCTGAACCGCGTAGGCTTTAAAACAGCCAGGGCCTATATAAATGGCAGCAACCTGTTTGTATGGAGCCCGTTTGATATGTGGGACCCTGAAATGGGCGGCAATGGCCTTGGCTATCCTGTACAAAGAGTGTTCAACGTGGGCATCAATTTCAATCTCTAA
- a CDS encoding glycoside hydrolase family 43 protein produces MKRKIVLGMLTYILGAGTMYAQPQQPVRESKNEQPSSFRSNALWYDTNGEPMNVHGGGMLYQEGTWYWFGEKRGRSRSEGVNVYSSKDLYNWKYEGIALAQVTDTTSDIAQGCLMERPKVIYNKKTRQYVMWVHLELRGQGYAAARAAVAVSPTPVGPYQFLKSFRPNGNMSRDMNLFVDDDGAAYHIYSSDENMDLRMARLSDDYLSPTTQDSLLFRRQREAPALFKKDGLYYLITSGCTGWAPNQASLHTASSLFGPWQLIGDPMTGPGANKTFGGQSTYVLPVPGKQHAFIYMGDRWNPQNLKDSRYQWLPIQFKEGQVVIEWMDNWDLTWFDKIK; encoded by the coding sequence ATGAAAAGAAAAATTGTCCTTGGCATGCTGACATATATCCTGGGCGCAGGTACTATGTATGCACAACCTCAACAACCTGTCCGTGAAAGTAAAAACGAACAACCATCTTCCTTCAGATCCAACGCGCTTTGGTATGATACCAATGGAGAGCCCATGAACGTGCATGGTGGCGGCATGCTGTATCAGGAGGGCACCTGGTATTGGTTTGGCGAAAAACGCGGCCGCAGCCGGTCGGAAGGCGTCAATGTATATTCCTCCAAAGACCTCTATAACTGGAAATATGAAGGTATAGCGCTGGCGCAGGTTACCGATACCACCAGCGATATTGCACAAGGTTGCCTGATGGAACGCCCCAAAGTGATCTACAATAAAAAGACCCGCCAGTACGTCATGTGGGTACACCTGGAATTGCGTGGCCAGGGATACGCAGCAGCACGGGCTGCCGTGGCCGTTAGCCCTACTCCGGTGGGACCTTATCAATTTCTCAAAAGCTTCCGCCCCAATGGCAACATGTCGAGGGATATGAATCTGTTTGTGGATGATGATGGCGCGGCCTATCATATCTATTCTTCCGATGAGAACATGGACCTGCGGATGGCCCGCCTTTCTGATGACTACCTCTCTCCCACCACGCAGGACAGTCTCCTCTTCAGGCGGCAGCGCGAAGCCCCGGCCTTATTCAAAAAAGACGGATTGTATTACCTCATCACCAGCGGTTGTACCGGCTGGGCGCCCAACCAGGCCAGCCTGCATACAGCCAGTTCCCTGTTTGGGCCCTGGCAACTGATCGGCGATCCTATGACAGGGCCGGGCGCCAATAAAACCTTTGGTGGCCAATCTACCTATGTACTACCCGTACCCGGCAAACAGCATGCTTTCATTTATATGGGCGACCGCTGGAATCCGCAAAACCTCAAGGATAGCCGTTATCAGTGGCTGCCCATACAGTTTAAAGAGGGCCAGGTGGTGATAGAATGGATGGACAACTGGGACCTGACCTGGTTTGATAAAATTAAATAA
- a CDS encoding DUF5000 domain-containing lipoprotein: MKQYLKLSLLTVSIGWLVYSCAKVDTNSPLTPSLGAPGVVTNVTVKNDSAKAILTYTLPNAADIAYVKAVYSLATGHIREVKASVYDNNLVLDGFGDTLQHEVKLYAVNKAEVASAPVTVTVKPLENPIWGVFRNMKVYPDFAGIRVITKNPTRFNIAIEILQDSLGQWFPYNGIYTSTDSINSAIRGMDTIPKKLAFFVRDRFLNRTDTLFQTLTPFYETAIAKSSYREYTLPGDAVSAWASNRVSNLWDGNWEHWPGCNITTDQGKPSVVTFEIGKLAQLSRIVIWDYAEYLNSGRGYYYAGNPRKFEIWASANPPLDGSWANWTLMATCEEIKPSGLPYGQLTNEDRTAGMAGFNWDLRSDVSKMRYIRIKVNQNWAGSYFQSLSEVQVYGDPR; encoded by the coding sequence ATGAAACAATATCTCAAACTATCGTTGCTCACTGTAAGCATAGGATGGCTTGTTTATTCCTGTGCCAAAGTAGACACCAATTCACCCCTCACGCCCAGTCTGGGTGCGCCGGGTGTTGTTACCAATGTAACCGTGAAAAATGACAGCGCCAAAGCCATCCTTACCTATACCCTGCCCAATGCGGCAGACATTGCTTATGTAAAAGCAGTGTACAGCCTCGCCACCGGCCATATAAGAGAAGTAAAGGCCAGTGTATACGACAACAATTTAGTGCTTGATGGTTTTGGAGATACCCTTCAACACGAAGTGAAGCTGTATGCCGTGAATAAAGCAGAAGTAGCCTCCGCCCCTGTTACGGTGACGGTGAAGCCCCTGGAGAATCCTATCTGGGGTGTTTTCAGGAATATGAAAGTATATCCCGACTTTGCAGGCATCAGGGTCATCACCAAAAACCCAACCCGGTTCAACATCGCCATTGAGATACTCCAGGACTCATTGGGTCAATGGTTCCCCTACAACGGTATCTATACGTCCACCGATTCTATCAACAGTGCGATCAGGGGCATGGACACTATACCCAAAAAGCTGGCCTTCTTTGTGCGGGACCGCTTCCTGAACCGTACCGATACCCTCTTTCAAACCCTTACCCCCTTCTATGAAACGGCCATTGCAAAAAGTAGTTACCGGGAGTATACCTTACCGGGAGATGCAGTTTCTGCCTGGGCCTCCAACAGGGTATCCAACCTTTGGGACGGGAACTGGGAACATTGGCCCGGATGCAATATCACCACAGATCAAGGCAAGCCTTCGGTGGTCACCTTTGAGATCGGCAAGCTTGCCCAACTCAGCCGGATCGTGATCTGGGACTATGCAGAGTATTTAAATTCCGGCAGGGGCTATTACTATGCCGGTAATCCACGGAAGTTTGAGATCTGGGCCAGCGCCAATCCTCCGCTGGACGGAAGCTGGGCCAACTGGACCCTCATGGCTACCTGCGAGGAAATAAAGCCTTCCGGTCTTCCCTATGGCCAATTAACCAATGAAGACCGTACAGCAGGTATGGCCGGATTCAATTGGGACCTGCGGTCTGATGTGTCTAAAATGCGGTATATAAGGATTAAAGTGAACCAAAACTGGGCAGGCTCCTACTTCCAGTCATTGAGCGAAGTGCAGGTGTATGGCGACCCACGATAA
- a CDS encoding glycoside hydrolase has product MKLFYGLLLCMPAALPAQQPTAVRFTIHTADKVQTIDNIGASGCWFSEGIGKYWPAQKKEQIAEWLFSKEFDAQGNPKGIGLSAWRFNIGGGTTEQGDSSGIKDFRKRVECFQHPDGSYDWSKQSGYIWFVKKAKEYGVENLIAFSNTPPVQFTKNGRGFKTERDFITNLRPDKYGAYAGFLADVLKHFDAEGLHFNYISPVNEPQWDWSNKPGQASQEGSPWRNREIHQVVTALDSALTAQNLSSKIMITEAGTLDYLFRNNSSASTQIQQFYGQGSPLQLSQLKHMTGFVGGHSYFTDAGDTNRIKVRQMLRDTAKKYGIDFWQTEYSMLADGYKEGAKGRRSAIDCALFLAKMIHTDLAVANACAWQLWNSYEPGSAAFDTRYYLVALKPNDTHTDGEYDQTKGLWAMGNYSRFIRPGMQRVHIVRSDKMDDLTASQNIMLSAYTSEKQLVLVAINYTITEKNILLDIKDVGKVKSVQRFVTSAAAGDNLKAYPITKLKGNITLPARSITTFVVNK; this is encoded by the coding sequence ATGAAACTTTTCTACGGGCTGTTGTTATGCATGCCTGCTGCGCTGCCGGCGCAACAGCCAACTGCTGTGCGCTTCACCATCCATACTGCTGACAAAGTGCAGACCATTGACAACATTGGCGCCTCCGGTTGCTGGTTCTCTGAAGGCATTGGCAAATACTGGCCTGCACAAAAAAAAGAACAGATTGCCGAATGGCTGTTCAGCAAGGAATTTGACGCGCAGGGCAATCCCAAAGGTATTGGCCTCTCAGCCTGGCGCTTTAACATTGGTGGCGGAACAACAGAACAAGGCGACAGTAGCGGTATCAAAGATTTCCGCAAACGGGTAGAATGTTTTCAGCATCCTGATGGAAGCTATGACTGGAGCAAGCAATCGGGTTATATATGGTTTGTAAAAAAGGCCAAAGAATATGGTGTGGAGAACCTGATCGCTTTTTCCAACACACCGCCGGTACAATTCACGAAGAACGGACGTGGCTTTAAAACTGAACGTGATTTTATTACCAACCTCAGGCCCGATAAATACGGCGCCTATGCAGGTTTCCTGGCCGATGTGTTGAAACACTTCGATGCAGAGGGATTACATTTCAATTACATTAGTCCGGTCAATGAACCACAATGGGACTGGAGTAATAAACCGGGCCAGGCCAGCCAGGAAGGAAGTCCCTGGCGCAATAGGGAGATCCATCAGGTAGTGACCGCATTGGATAGTGCCCTGACTGCCCAGAACCTGTCGTCCAAAATCATGATCACCGAAGCAGGTACGCTGGATTATTTATTCAGGAACAATAGCAGCGCCTCTACACAGATACAACAGTTCTATGGCCAGGGGAGCCCGCTGCAATTGTCGCAGTTAAAGCACATGACCGGGTTTGTGGGTGGACACAGCTATTTTACCGATGCCGGTGATACCAACCGCATCAAAGTGCGGCAAATGCTCAGAGACACCGCTAAAAAATACGGCATTGATTTCTGGCAAACGGAGTATTCCATGCTGGCCGATGGCTACAAGGAAGGCGCCAAAGGAAGACGCAGTGCTATAGATTGCGCATTGTTCCTGGCCAAAATGATCCATACCGATCTGGCCGTGGCCAATGCCTGCGCCTGGCAATTATGGAACAGTTACGAACCCGGCAGTGCAGCGTTTGATACCCGCTATTACCTGGTAGCCTTAAAGCCCAATGATACCCATACCGATGGTGAGTACGATCAAACAAAAGGGTTATGGGCCATGGGCAACTACAGCCGATTTATCAGGCCCGGCATGCAGCGCGTTCATATTGTACGCAGTGATAAAATGGATGACCTTACCGCTTCCCAAAACATCATGCTCTCCGCCTATACCAGCGAAAAGCAGCTCGTACTGGTGGCTATTAACTATACCATCACGGAGAAAAATATCCTGCTGGATATAAAAGATGTTGGCAAAGTAAAGTCTGTGCAGCGGTTCGTGACTTCGGCCGCAGCCGGTGATAACCTGAAGGCTTATCCGATTACAAAGCTCAAAGGCAATATCACTTTACCTGCCCGTTCCATCACCACTTTTGTAGTCAATAAATAG
- a CDS encoding DUF4998 domain-containing protein: protein MKYTYRYPAMLLCMIAILLMTGACSKMDEYKEKYVPKGEITYTGKVDSIRMFSGKNRVKFKALLSPDPRVTHYRVYWGGRADSITFQVTQSGGAIEQIISNIPESEQTFEFITFDAQGNRSISAFKNVASYGSRYQESLLNRRIINSVLNSNLQTAITLVGMDKATGVFNTEVRYLKTTGDSASCQVPLTTTDTFLLDHKYGSEVNFRTWYRPDSTCIDTFFTAYTAYQPISGAAWIDLSSQLVKNYGSPFQRGTWDGSRWGVLADWTTSPDVKNTSSGTYGGYELRSGVGVLSMEGGWGLPAVPNGKIYQVVHLPYAGTWRFGAHVDALGSAGTKYLAVNEGTTMPDFADVTTATYYYNFSTVAGGSKPYIEFTAAAPMDVCIGFVASMPNTGSYYKVKSVSLSYYKQ from the coding sequence ATGAAATATACATACAGGTATCCGGCAATGCTGCTTTGCATGATAGCAATCCTGCTCATGACAGGCGCTTGTTCCAAAATGGATGAATACAAAGAGAAATACGTACCCAAAGGAGAGATCACCTATACGGGTAAAGTAGACAGCATTCGTATGTTCTCCGGTAAGAACCGTGTTAAATTCAAAGCGCTCCTGAGCCCCGACCCGCGGGTAACACACTACCGGGTATACTGGGGCGGAAGAGCGGATTCCATTACCTTCCAGGTGACGCAATCCGGAGGAGCTATTGAACAGATCATCTCCAACATTCCCGAGAGTGAACAAACTTTTGAGTTCATCACCTTCGATGCGCAGGGCAACAGATCTATCTCTGCTTTCAAAAATGTTGCTTCCTATGGTAGCCGCTACCAGGAATCATTGTTGAACAGGCGGATCATCAACAGCGTATTGAACTCCAACCTTCAAACGGCTATTACATTGGTAGGTATGGATAAGGCGACCGGCGTTTTCAATACAGAAGTACGCTACCTGAAGACCACTGGCGACAGCGCCTCCTGCCAGGTACCTTTAACAACTACCGATACTTTCCTGCTTGACCATAAATATGGCAGCGAAGTAAACTTCCGCACCTGGTATCGTCCCGACAGCACCTGTATAGACACTTTCTTTACAGCTTATACCGCTTACCAGCCTATATCAGGCGCCGCCTGGATAGACCTGAGCTCTCAACTGGTAAAAAACTACGGGAGTCCCTTTCAGCGGGGAACCTGGGATGGCAGCCGGTGGGGCGTGTTGGCCGACTGGACTACCTCGCCTGATGTAAAAAATACCTCCAGCGGAACTTATGGAGGATACGAATTAAGAAGCGGTGTAGGCGTATTATCCATGGAAGGCGGATGGGGGCTCCCGGCTGTTCCCAATGGCAAGATATACCAGGTGGTGCACCTGCCTTATGCAGGAACATGGCGCTTTGGCGCCCATGTGGATGCGCTGGGCAGTGCAGGCACCAAGTATCTGGCCGTGAATGAAGGCACTACCATGCCCGACTTCGCCGATGTTACTACCGCCACTTACTACTATAATTTTTCTACGGTGGCAGGAGGTTCCAAACCCTACATAGAGTTTACCGCAGCAGCTCCTATGGATGTATGTATCGGGTTTGTGGCCAGCATGCCTAATACCGGCAGTTATTATAAAGTCAAGAGTGTTTCACTGAGCTATTATAAGCAATAG
- a CDS encoding RagB/SusD family nutrient uptake outer membrane protein: MFKHKYIFLLTVCSTFLLPSCKKYLDIVPDNAPTLDYAFTLRNEAQKFLFTCYSYLPGSTDPQASVGFLGGDEIWFPLEYREFDETIWNWEIARGNQNSNRPYVNYWDGDRYGIKGFEAIRQCNIFIENVSDLSKVPDLPQPERERWLAEVKFLKAYYHFLLLRMYGAIPLIDVNIPVSAKPEDVKVSRVPFDSCVNYIVKLLDEAAAVLPSFIADRNNELGRITSPIAKAIKARVLVTAASPLFNGNSDLAASQNTNGQALYAAAADDTKWTRAAQACKEAIDIAEQNNFGLYYFPPSSFKLSQQTITQMNIRQAVCERWNIEKIWGNSGRQANRLQTTCMGRVHADVASNTNLRAMFSATMKMAELFYTRNGVPISEDKTLNYENRYSTRMAVDSERYVMEPGYITARLNFDREARFYANLCFDGGTWYLYSSPTQSDSGTYVLKAKANQYGGTDIGGGINQTGYFIKKLVDWNFSFSASGVTVRPYEWPEVRLADLYLLYAEAVNEAGGNTEEAYNYLNKIRARAGLPTIQDAWTNYSTNPTKYTTKAGLREIIKRERAIELAFEGSRFWDLRRWKDAAYELNQPVKGWTISGTSNDTYYQVRTLFQQRFIAPRDYLWPIRLSNLSVNPNLVQNPGW; this comes from the coding sequence ATGTTCAAGCATAAATATATTTTCCTCCTTACTGTTTGTTCCACTTTCTTACTGCCTTCCTGTAAGAAATACCTGGACATCGTGCCCGATAATGCACCCACCCTCGATTACGCATTCACCCTGCGCAATGAGGCCCAGAAATTCCTGTTTACCTGCTATTCCTACCTGCCGGGCTCTACCGATCCGCAGGCAAGTGTGGGCTTCCTGGGCGGTGATGAAATATGGTTCCCGCTGGAGTATCGTGAGTTCGACGAAACCATCTGGAACTGGGAAATAGCCCGGGGCAACCAGAACAGCAATAGGCCCTACGTGAACTACTGGGATGGAGACCGCTACGGTATCAAGGGTTTTGAGGCCATCCGGCAATGCAACATCTTCATAGAAAATGTATCCGACCTCAGCAAGGTGCCCGACCTTCCACAACCTGAACGGGAAAGATGGCTGGCCGAAGTGAAATTCCTGAAAGCCTACTATCATTTCCTCCTGCTGCGTATGTATGGCGCCATACCATTGATAGATGTAAACATCCCTGTATCGGCCAAACCCGAAGATGTAAAAGTCAGCCGGGTACCATTTGACAGTTGTGTAAACTACATCGTAAAACTGCTGGATGAAGCGGCTGCTGTGCTCCCTTCTTTCATTGCCGACAGGAACAATGAACTGGGACGCATTACCAGTCCCATTGCCAAAGCCATCAAGGCCCGTGTGCTTGTTACAGCCGCCAGCCCCCTGTTCAACGGCAACAGCGATCTCGCTGCTTCCCAAAACACCAATGGCCAGGCCCTGTATGCTGCAGCAGCAGATGATACCAAATGGACAAGGGCGGCACAAGCTTGTAAAGAAGCCATCGATATAGCAGAACAAAATAATTTCGGGCTTTATTATTTCCCGCCCTCTTCGTTCAAGCTATCGCAGCAAACCATTACGCAGATGAATATCCGCCAGGCGGTGTGTGAAAGATGGAATATAGAAAAGATATGGGGCAACTCCGGCCGGCAGGCCAACAGGCTGCAAACTACCTGCATGGGGCGGGTACACGCCGATGTGGCTTCCAATACGAACCTGCGGGCCATGTTCAGCGCCACCATGAAAATGGCGGAACTCTTTTATACCCGCAATGGCGTACCCATTTCAGAAGACAAAACATTGAATTACGAGAACAGGTATTCCACCCGTATGGCGGTAGACAGCGAACGTTATGTGATGGAGCCGGGCTATATCACTGCCCGACTCAACTTCGACAGGGAAGCACGTTTCTATGCCAACCTCTGTTTCGATGGCGGTACCTGGTACCTCTACAGCAGTCCTACCCAGTCTGATTCCGGCACGTATGTATTGAAAGCAAAGGCCAACCAGTACGGTGGTACGGATATCGGCGGCGGCATCAACCAGACCGGTTACTTTATCAAGAAACTGGTGGACTGGAACTTTTCTTTCAGCGCCAGCGGAGTAACCGTAAGGCCTTATGAATGGCCGGAAGTGAGACTGGCCGATCTGTATCTTTTGTATGCGGAAGCGGTCAATGAAGCAGGCGGCAATACTGAAGAGGCTTACAACTATCTGAATAAGATACGCGCCCGTGCCGGCCTGCCCACCATACAGGATGCATGGACCAATTATTCTACCAACCCTACCAAATATACTACCAAAGCAGGCCTGCGTGAGATCATCAAGCGGGAAAGAGCCATTGAACTGGCTTTCGAAGGCAGCCGGTTCTGGGACCTGCGCCGGTGGAAGGATGCGGCTTATGAGCTGAACCAGCCTGTAAAAGGATGGACCATCTCAGGCACCAGCAATGATACTTACTACCAGGTAAGGACCTTGTTCCAGCAAAGGTTCATAGCGCCACGTGATTACCTCTGGCCTATCCGCCTGAGCAATCTCTCTGTAAACCCCAACCTTGTACAAAACCCGGGCTGGTAA